One region of Patescibacteria group bacterium genomic DNA includes:
- a CDS encoding TrmH family RNA methyltransferase translates to MSKQVYVICHNIRSAYNVGSIFRTADGAGIDKIFLTGYSPTPENYKVLKTSLGAEQKVKWQKSRQISKIIQELKKQKFQIIALETGGQLLYDKKFKFKNKSVLILGNEKTGLSKTILNQVDKIISIPMRGFKESLNVSVAFGIAIYEITQQK, encoded by the coding sequence ATGTCTAAACAAGTTTATGTCATTTGCCACAATATTCGTAGTGCCTACAACGTAGGTTCTATTTTTCGTACGGCCGATGGAGCTGGAATAGATAAAATTTTTTTAACCGGTTATAGCCCAACGCCAGAAAATTATAAAGTTTTAAAAACTTCTTTGGGCGCCGAGCAAAAAGTTAAATGGCAAAAGTCTCGTCAAATTTCAAAAATTATTCAAGAACTCAAAAAACAAAAATTTCAAATTATAGCCTTAGAAACAGGTGGCCAATTACTTTATGATAAAAAATTTAAATTTAAAAATAAATCTGTCTTAATTTTAGGTAATGAAAAAACAGGTTTGTCTAAAACAATTTTAAATCAAGTTGATAAAATTATTTCTATTCCGATGCGTGGGTTTAAAGAGTCTTTAAATGTCTCAGTCGCCTTTGGAATTGCTATTTATGAAATCACTCAACAAAAATAA
- the truB gene encoding tRNA pseudouridine(55) synthase TruB, with product MKSLNKNKNLKLKFYNSAIEDILFVDKPKGISSFDVIRILRKKLNIKKMGHAGTLDPLASGLLIIGVNSGTKKLNQFLNLDKTYLMEILLGKQTQTGDMEGEIIAEKKVSKILISEVKKVLQEMKGKIELAVPIYSAIKIDGKKLYEYARQKVKIKTPQRENEIFYLKLLDYFKEKENYILKVEMRCSKGTYARSVGEEIGRRLGYPATLKNLRRLKIGDFEIKKSRRAGLKEN from the coding sequence ATGAAATCACTCAACAAAAATAAAAATTTAAAATTAAAGTTTTATAATTCAGCAATTGAAGATATACTTTTTGTTGATAAGCCCAAAGGTATTAGCTCTTTTGATGTAATTCGTATTTTACGCAAAAAGTTAAATATAAAAAAAATGGGCCATGCTGGCACACTTGATCCCTTAGCTTCGGGCTTATTAATTATTGGTGTTAATAGCGGTACAAAGAAATTAAACCAATTTTTAAATTTAGATAAAACTTATTTAATGGAAATATTGTTAGGTAAACAAACTCAAACCGGTGATATGGAGGGGGAAATAATTGCCGAAAAAAAAGTTAGTAAAATTTTAATTAGTGAAGTTAAAAAAGTTTTACAAGAAATGAAAGGCAAAATTGAATTAGCTGTGCCGATTTATTCAGCGATCAAAATTGATGGTAAAAAACTTTATGAATACGCTCGCCAAAAAGTTAAAATAAAAACACCCCAAAGAGAAAATGAAATTTTTTATTTAAAACTTTTAGATTATTTTAAAGAAAAAGAAAATTATATTTTAAAAGTAGAAATGCGATGTAGTAAGGGTACTTATGCGCGTTCGGTAGGTGAAGAGATTGGTCGAAGACTTGGTTATCCGGCGACATTGAAAAATTTAAGAAGATTAAAAATAGGCGATTTTGAAATAAAAAAGTCCAGACGAGCTGGACTTAAGGAGAACTAG
- a CDS encoding L-threonylcarbamoyladenylate synthase, whose translation MQDIIQKIKNGQVGILPTDTLYGLVGSALNSRSVERIYQIKKRDLTKPLIVLISSIQDLNLFKIKLEKWHKDFLEKYWPGEVSVILNCPNEEFKYLHRGSQTLAVRLPDKPDLIDLIQQTGPLVAPSANPENSAPALNIQQAQNYFGQQVDFYVDQGELNSSPSTLVDLTGEEIKVLRQGKVKIKNV comes from the coding sequence ATGCAAGATATAATTCAAAAAATTAAAAATGGCCAGGTTGGAATTTTACCGACAGATACTTTATATGGTTTAGTGGGTAGTGCCTTAAATTCTCGAAGTGTTGAGAGAATTTATCAAATTAAAAAAAGGGACTTAACTAAGCCCTTAATTGTTTTAATTAGTTCAATTCAAGATTTAAACTTATTTAAAATTAAATTGGAAAAATGGCACAAAGATTTTTTAGAAAAATATTGGCCAGGCGAGGTGAGTGTAATTTTAAATTGTCCAAACGAAGAATTTAAATATTTACACCGAGGTAGTCAGACGTTAGCTGTGCGTTTGCCTGATAAACCAGATTTAATTGATTTAATTCAGCAAACAGGTCCATTGGTGGCACCGAGTGCTAATCCAGAAAATTCAGCCCCGGCTTTAAATATTCAGCAAGCCCAGAATTATTTTGGCCAGCAAGTTGATTTTTATGTTGATCAGGGAGAATTAAATTCATCTCCATCAACTTTAGTCGATTTAACTGGCGAAGAAATTAAAGTTTTAAGACAAGGCAAGGTCAAAATTAAAAATGTCTAA